The following coding sequences are from one Verrucosispora sp. WMMD573 window:
- a CDS encoding cytochrome P450, protein MVAVEGGPVRHPLNVDADGIDRTRGPDKHPYYAQLAASESGVLPVVRQVGGEWLPALLICRYDDVREVLRRQDLFSRAAAAHADQVDVSGTMLGMDGAEHAGVRGTVKDSFTKPAVSGLRDTVRAGAEAQLAALAAQGGSADLVGDFAVPFALNVISDLLGLPEPDRAQFRRWGDMFMGTADLTRAEAARSAEEMGGYLWQQLDGRRGCPRDDLMTRIATAAADQPMDVQVKLPLSLIVGGWETTASSISTFVYLLRTRPYGGHDRAWDYLLDHPEQVDGAVTELERLHSTSNGDEMPRRVMADVTLPSGARLTEGDIVIPSHDAANRDPRVFADPERMDFGRDPNPHLSFGYGPHYCVGAHLGALEVRVALALLLRELPTLRLAVAADEVRWKQGHAILGPVELPVRW, encoded by the coding sequence ATGGTGGCGGTCGAGGGCGGTCCAGTACGACACCCGTTGAACGTCGACGCGGATGGCATCGACCGGACGCGCGGCCCGGACAAGCACCCCTACTACGCGCAGCTCGCCGCTTCGGAATCCGGCGTCCTGCCGGTGGTCCGGCAGGTTGGCGGGGAGTGGTTGCCGGCGCTGCTGATCTGCCGGTACGACGACGTCCGGGAGGTGCTCCGCCGACAGGATCTGTTCTCCCGGGCCGCCGCCGCCCACGCCGACCAGGTCGATGTGTCCGGGACGATGCTCGGCATGGACGGGGCGGAGCACGCCGGGGTGCGGGGAACGGTGAAGGACAGCTTCACCAAGCCTGCCGTGTCCGGGCTACGCGACACGGTCCGCGCCGGTGCCGAGGCACAGCTCGCCGCACTGGCCGCCCAGGGCGGTTCGGCGGACCTGGTCGGCGACTTCGCCGTACCGTTCGCCCTGAACGTGATCTCCGATCTGCTCGGCCTGCCGGAGCCGGACCGGGCGCAGTTCCGCCGCTGGGGCGACATGTTCATGGGCACCGCCGACCTCACCCGGGCCGAGGCCGCCCGGTCCGCCGAGGAGATGGGCGGCTACCTGTGGCAGCAGTTGGACGGGCGGCGCGGTTGCCCACGCGATGACCTGATGACCCGGATCGCTACGGCGGCGGCGGACCAGCCGATGGACGTCCAGGTCAAACTGCCCCTCTCGTTGATCGTCGGCGGATGGGAGACCACGGCCAGCTCCATCTCGACATTCGTGTACCTGTTGCGCACCCGCCCGTACGGTGGGCACGACCGCGCGTGGGACTACCTGTTGGATCATCCGGAGCAGGTCGACGGGGCGGTCACCGAGTTGGAGCGGCTGCACTCGACCTCCAACGGCGACGAGATGCCCCGGCGGGTGATGGCTGACGTGACGCTGCCCAGCGGCGCGCGGCTGACCGAGGGCGACATCGTCATCCCGTCGCACGACGCCGCCAACCGGGATCCACGGGTCTTCGCCGACCCGGAGCGGATGGACTTCGGCCGGGACCCGAACCCGCACCTGTCGTTCGGGTACGGCCCGCACTACTGCGTCGGCGCGCACCTGGGCGCCCTGGAGGTCCGGGTCGCGTTGGCGCTGCTGCTGCGCGAGCTGCCGACGTTGCGGCTGGCCGTGGCCGCGGACGAGGTGCGGTGGAAGCAGGGGCACGCCATCCTCGGCCCGGTGGAACTGCCGGTCAGG
- the deoD gene encoding purine-nucleoside phosphorylase yields MSTHIGAKPGEIAERVLMPGDPLRAKWIAETYLEGANCYSTVRGMLGFTGRWNGVEVSVQGSGMGMPSASIYAHELVNEYGVKSLIRVGSCGALSEDLQLRDVIAAIGSSTDSNMNRMRFDGLIDYAPVADFGLLRTSVEVAERRGIAMRVGPILAADAFYTDRPDLYDSLAEYGVLAVEMESAALYTIAARFKARALTLLTVSDHIKTGEKTTSQEREQTFSQMVEIALDTITA; encoded by the coding sequence ATGAGTACGCACATCGGCGCGAAGCCGGGCGAGATCGCCGAGCGGGTCCTGATGCCGGGTGACCCCCTGCGGGCCAAGTGGATCGCGGAGACCTACCTTGAGGGCGCGAACTGCTATTCGACGGTCCGGGGCATGCTGGGCTTCACCGGCCGTTGGAACGGCGTGGAGGTTTCCGTGCAGGGCTCCGGGATGGGCATGCCCTCGGCGTCGATCTACGCCCACGAGTTGGTGAACGAGTACGGCGTGAAGTCGCTGATCCGGGTCGGCTCGTGCGGCGCGCTCAGCGAGGATCTCCAGCTGCGTGACGTGATCGCGGCGATCGGGTCGTCCACCGACTCGAACATGAACCGGATGCGCTTCGACGGGCTGATCGACTACGCCCCGGTCGCCGATTTCGGGCTGCTGCGTACCTCGGTGGAGGTGGCCGAGCGGCGCGGCATCGCGATGCGGGTCGGGCCGATCCTGGCCGCGGACGCCTTCTACACCGACCGGCCGGACCTTTACGACAGCCTCGCGGAGTACGGCGTGCTGGCGGTGGAGATGGAATCGGCGGCGCTGTACACGATCGCGGCCCGGTTCAAGGCCCGCGCCCTGACCCTGTTGACGGTGAGCGACCACATCAAGACCGGCGAGAAGACCACCTCCCAGGAGCGGGAGCAGACCTTCAGCCAGATGGTCGAGATCGCTCTGGACACCATCACCGCCTGA
- a CDS encoding TetR/AcrR family transcriptional regulator, with amino-acid sequence MTVDGRLARGQRTRTAVLDAAVSLASANGLDGLSLGHLAESLGVSKSGLFAHWRSKEELQLATIDRAVAQWQEQIIGPALRTPRGVRRIHALHEARIDFYAGRVLPGGCFFATTEFEFNARPGAVRDRLADVFAAWTRFLERLVTEAVELSELPAGTDVALLAYEIDAHGIAAAMRSRLLDPEVTYRHARLGVLNRLRTLCPDPALLPGGPS; translated from the coding sequence ATGACCGTCGACGGCCGGCTCGCCCGGGGGCAGCGCACCCGCACCGCCGTGCTGGACGCCGCCGTCAGCCTGGCCTCCGCCAACGGCCTCGACGGGCTCTCCCTCGGGCATCTCGCCGAGTCGCTCGGAGTCAGCAAGTCCGGCCTCTTCGCGCACTGGCGCTCCAAGGAGGAGTTGCAGCTCGCCACCATCGACCGGGCCGTCGCCCAGTGGCAGGAACAGATCATCGGCCCGGCGCTGCGCACTCCCCGGGGAGTACGCCGGATCCACGCCCTGCACGAGGCCCGGATCGACTTCTACGCCGGTCGGGTGCTGCCCGGCGGCTGCTTCTTCGCCACCACGGAATTTGAGTTCAACGCCCGACCCGGCGCCGTCCGCGACCGTCTCGCCGACGTCTTCGCCGCCTGGACGAGGTTCCTGGAACGGCTCGTCACCGAGGCGGTCGAGCTGAGCGAGTTGCCCGCCGGCACTGATGTCGCGCTGCTGGCGTACGAGATCGACGCGCACGGCATCGCCGCCGCCATGCGCTCCCGCCTGCTCGACCCGGAGGTCACCTACCGGCACGCCCGCCTGGGCGTGCTGAACCGCCTACGGACACTCTGCCCCGATCCCGCTCTGCTACCGGGAGGCCCGTCATGA
- a CDS encoding hotdog domain-containing protein, which yields MSHAVAEQPAVEYGHVERAMVHFDDLDALGILHNARYALLLERALTAYWSDRGVAYQAGRASTPDVFHAVREFTISYLAPVTGTGPVAVHFWLEHLGTSSARYAFRFHSLDGTTTYAEGHRAIVRLDPATLRPAPWTDTARAVATTLLRS from the coding sequence ATGAGTCACGCAGTCGCCGAACAGCCCGCCGTCGAGTACGGCCACGTCGAGCGCGCCATGGTCCACTTCGACGATCTCGACGCCCTCGGCATCCTGCACAACGCCCGGTACGCGCTGCTGCTGGAGCGGGCGCTCACCGCCTACTGGTCCGACCGTGGCGTCGCCTACCAGGCCGGACGGGCCAGCACGCCCGACGTGTTCCACGCGGTACGCGAGTTCACCATCAGCTACCTCGCGCCCGTCACCGGCACCGGCCCGGTCGCCGTGCACTTCTGGCTGGAGCACCTCGGCACCAGCAGCGCCCGGTACGCCTTCCGCTTCCATTCGCTCGACGGCACCACGACGTACGCGGAGGGGCACCGCGCGATCGTCCGTCTCGACCCGGCCACCCTGCGGCCGGCCCCCTGGACCGACACCGCCCGCGCGGTCGCCACCACGCTGTTGCGCTCCTGA
- a CDS encoding nucleoside deaminase: MRRALEVAVTGPAGPGGGGGPAASASGDAVAAGEPGQAGDVPVGAVLYGPDGSELAIGRNERELTGDPTAHAEVLALRRAAQRLGRWRLDGCTLVVTLEPCTMCAGALVLARVSTVVFGAWEPKTGAAGSLWDVLRDRRLNHRPEVYGGVLEAENAAVLRAFFR, from the coding sequence ATGCGTCGCGCACTCGAAGTCGCGGTGACCGGCCCGGCGGGTCCGGGCGGAGGCGGCGGTCCGGCCGCCTCGGCGAGCGGCGACGCCGTCGCCGCTGGTGAGCCCGGCCAGGCCGGCGACGTGCCGGTGGGCGCGGTGCTCTACGGGCCGGACGGCAGTGAGCTGGCGATCGGTCGCAACGAGCGCGAGCTGACCGGCGACCCGACCGCGCACGCCGAGGTGCTCGCGCTACGCCGGGCCGCCCAGCGGCTGGGCCGCTGGCGGCTGGACGGCTGCACCCTGGTGGTGACCCTCGAACCCTGCACGATGTGTGCCGGGGCGCTGGTGCTGGCCCGGGTCTCGACAGTGGTCTTCGGCGCCTGGGAACCCAAGACGGGCGCCGCCGGTTCGCTCTGGGACGTGCTGCGCGACCGCCGGCTCAACCACCGTCCCGAGGTGTACGGCGGCGTCCTGGAAGCCGAGAACGCCGCTGTCCTGCGCGCCTTCTTCCGCTGA
- a CDS encoding tRNA adenosine deaminase-associated protein, with product MSYFAAAVVREKGGWTAAELSLRGAADVDEVAERLRDIAPDADLSLLFVEADDTYLVILRLDEGEDLRVFGSDSAYAEESRLGALLVGDLKTSVTGLDDAEEVRPTTTGDGEDGDQPAVDPEADPVGEADLLTDLGIPAQRLLALCAHEGMMPADVTAEICQVLGCVDDVEELREV from the coding sequence GTGTCGTACTTCGCTGCGGCCGTCGTGCGCGAGAAGGGCGGCTGGACAGCCGCCGAGCTGAGTCTGCGGGGTGCCGCCGATGTCGACGAGGTCGCCGAGCGCCTCCGCGACATCGCTCCCGACGCGGATCTGTCGCTGCTGTTCGTCGAGGCGGACGACACCTACCTGGTCATCCTGCGTCTTGACGAGGGCGAGGACCTGCGGGTCTTCGGCTCCGACTCGGCGTACGCGGAGGAGTCCCGGCTGGGTGCCCTGCTGGTCGGTGACCTGAAGACGTCGGTGACCGGGCTCGACGACGCCGAGGAGGTGCGTCCGACGACCACAGGCGACGGTGAAGACGGCGACCAGCCGGCCGTCGACCCGGAGGCGGACCCGGTGGGCGAGGCGGACCTCCTGACCGACCTGGGCATCCCCGCGCAGCGGCTGCTCGCCCTCTGCGCCCACGAGGGGATGATGCCGGCCGACGTCACCGCCGAGATCTGCCAGGTGCTCGGCTGCGTGGACGACGTCGAGGAACTGCGTGAGGTCTGA